Proteins from one Aspergillus nidulans FGSC A4 chromosome VIII genomic window:
- a CDS encoding amidohydrolase family protein (transcript_id=CADANIAT00002704), translating to MPLIVDVHTHVYPPAYMQMLRSRKTVPYVHDPSNNRDPRLIILSSDDDASIPLDQRGRPVDSSYWDINVKLSFMRQHGINCSVISLANPWLDFVEPAEAQMWAERINDDLEKTCATVNKAADPGNTLTLDQKETLFAFGALPLSAPSSESVVAEIKRLKTLEHLRGVIMGTSGLGKGLDDARLDPVWEALQETDMLMFLHPHYGLPEEAYGGPETTGRYGHVLPLALGFPLETTIAVTRMLLSGVFDRFPRLKILLAHSGGTLPFLAGRIESCILHERKFISGGGDVQGPQRSVWDVLKTNIYLDAVVYGKPGLEAAMTASGSDRLLFGTDHPFFPPLDSKDNSWPSVTTNYQAIHATFDTNSKTVADVLGGNAARILNLK from the exons ATGCCTCTCATCGTCGACGTCCACACACATGTCTACCCCCCAGCATACATGCAGATGCTACGAAGCCGCAAAACAGTCCCCTATGTGCACGATCCTTCCAATAATCGAGATCCCCGCCTGATTATTCTCTCCTCAGATGATGACGCCTCCATCCCGCTCGACCAGCGTGGTCGCCCAGTCGATTCCTCCTACTGGGATATCAATGTGAAGCTATCATTCATGCGTCAACACGGTATAAACTGCAGCGTTATCTCCCTCGCCAATCCCTGGCTAGACTTTGTGGAGCCGGCTGAAGCCCAGATGTGGGCGGAGAGGATCAATGACGATCTGGAAAAGACCTGTGCGACTGTGAACAAGGCCGCGGATCCGGGGAATACTTTGACTCTCGACCAGAAGGAAACCTTGTTCGCATTCGGTGCATTGCCGTTGAGTGCACCGAGTTCCGAATCTGTTGTTGCTGAGATTAAACGGCTCAAGACGCTCGAGCATTTAAGGGGCGTGATCATGGGGACCTCAGGGCTGGGCAAGGGATTGGATGACGCAAGGCTTGATCCGGTTTGGGAGGCGCTACAGGAAACAGATATGCTAATGTTTCTGCATCCGCATTATGGGTTACCAGAAGAGGCTTATGGTGGACCTGAGACGACGGGTCGGTATGGCCATGTACTTCCGCTGGCGTTAGGGTTCCCACTTGAGACGACGATTGCGGTAACGCGGATGCTGCTATCGGGTGTCTTTGATCGCTTTCCGCGATTGAAAATTCTCCTGGCTCATTCGGGTGGCACGCTTCCTTTCCTCGCTGGGCGAATTGAGAGCTGTATTCTCCATGAGCGCAAGTTTATCTCTGGCGGTGGTGATGTGCAGGGACCACAGAGGAGTGTGTGGGATGTGCTCAAGACAAATATTTATTTGGACGCGGTAGTATATGGCAAGcctggcttggaggcggCTATGACTGCGTCGGGCTCCGATCGTCTTCTTTTTG GGACGGATCATCCATTCTTCCCTCCCTTGGACTCGAAGGATAACAGCTGGCCG